In the Cherax quadricarinatus isolate ZL_2023a unplaced genomic scaffold, ASM3850222v1 Contig549, whole genome shotgun sequence genome, taaatagtggaacaagacgaacacaggtgtataatggtctgcacaccttgttatattgggataaatagtggaacaagacgaacactgcacaccttgttatattgggataaatagtggaacaagacgaacacaggtgtataatggtctgcacaccttgttatattgggataaatagtggaacaagacgaacacaggtgtataatggtgtgcacaccttgttatattgggataaatagtggaacaagacgaacacaggtgtataatggtctgcacaccttgttatattgggataaatagtggaacaagacgaacacaggtgtataatggtctgcacaccttgttatattgggataaatagtggaacaagacgaacacaggtgtataatggtctgcacaccttgttatattgggataaatagtggaacaagacgaacacaggtgtataatggtgtgcacaccttgttatattgggataaatagtggaacaagacgaacacaggtgtataatggtctgcacaccttgttatattgggataaatagtggaacaagacgaacacaggtgtataatggtctgcacaccttgttatattgggataaatagtggaacaagacgaacacaggtgtataatggtctgcacaccttgttatattgggataaatagtggaacaagacgaacacaggtgtataatggtctgcacaccttgttatattgggataaatagtggaacaagacgaacacaggtgtataatggtgtgcacaccttgttatattgggataaatagtggaacaagacgaacacaggtgtataatggtctgcacaccttgttatattgggataaatagtggaacaagacgaacacaggtgtataatggtctgcacaccttgttatattgggataaatagtggaacaagacgaacacaggtgtataatggtgtgcacaccttgttatattgggataaatagtggaacaagacgaacacaggtgtataatggtctgcacaccttgttatattgggataaatagtggaacaagacgaacacaggtgtataatggtctgcacaccttgttatattgggataaatagtggaacaagacgaacacaggtgtataatggtctgcacaccttgttatattgggataaatagtggaacaagacgaacacaggtgtataatggtctgcacaccttgttatattgggataaatagtggaacaagacgaacacaggtgtataatggtctgcacaccttgttatattgggataaatagtggaacaagacgaacacaggtgtataatggtctgcacaccttgttatatgcaaatagtggaacaagacgaacacaggtgtataatggtctgcacaccttgttatattgggataaatagtggaacaagacgaacacaggtgtataatggtgtgcacaccttgttatattgggataaatagtggaacaagacgaacacaggtgtataatggtctgcacaccttgttatattgggataaatagtggaacaagacgaacacaggtgtataatggtgtgcacaccttgttatattgggataaatagtggaacaagacgaacacaggtgtataatggtctgcacaccttgttatattgggataaatagtggaacaagacgaacacaggtgtataattgtctgcacaccttgttatattgggataaatagtggaacaagacgaacacaggtgtataatggtctgcacaccttgttatattgggataaatagtggaacaagacgaacacaggtgtataatggtctgcacaccttgttatattgggataaatagtggaacaagacgaacacaggtgtataatggtctgcacaccttgttatattgggataaatagtggaacaagacgaacacaggtgtataatggtctgcacaccttgttatattgggataaatagtggaacaagacgaacacaggtgtataatggtgtgcacaccttgttatattgggataaatagtggaacaagacgaacacaggtgtataatggtgtgcacaccttgttatattgggataaatagtggaacaagacgaacacaggtgtataatggtctgcacaccttgttatattgggataaatagtggaacaagacgaacacaggtgtataatggtctgcacaccttgttatattgggataaatagtggaacaagacgaacacaggtgtataatggtctgcacaccttgttatattgggataaatagtggaacaagacgaacacaggtgtataatggtctgcacaccttgttatattgggataaatagtggaacaagacgaacacaggtgtataatggtctgcacaccttgttatattgggataaaaaaaaagtcttGGATGGACGTGACTGATATAGAGCATCATATTTCGAGGTAACCCCACGTATTTAGTGTAATATTTCGAAGTGACCCATATATTTTACATCATACGCAATCGTCCCACTTCCGCTGGGTTTTATTACACCATAAATATGTAATTTGAGTGCCGGTGAAGCTTCAAAGGCAAGGACTACTATGGCAATGGACCTGGAGACCTCATAAATGCAATACTCTTTGCAGTCATGCGATCGCTATGCGCCAGGTGTCCTTCACGCCGCTCTAATTGCACCAGCCACACACAGAATTTTAAGCAAAGTGATCAATTTCTTTTCGCATTTAATTTTGAGTTTTATCAGCTTGTCACAAGTAAGACAGTTTTGATTGGCTGGAATGTGATTGATGGTGCCTTTTAATGTAAGGTGACGTGTCAGGGTATCGGTATCAGTGATATTTGTAACGCTAATTACTGAATATTTCTTAATTGATTGGGTTTGCCAGCATGTGATGCTGAAAACTTATATTTCTAATTGATACCTTTACTGTTAAGATATTTAATGTGGCTGTAATTCGTATAAGtagttttttaatatttcaataatgttttctttattattatatttatacaaAAACTcggacataggagagagaagctcatGATGACGTTACGGTCCGTCTGGACAATTTACAAGCTGcgctaacacacgaaggtgacgGAGccaatatacagcctctcctcatttaacgaCGAAGtcccgttcctaagaccacgtcgttaaacgaattcgtcgttaagtgaggagcatactataatggtagtgagtttgagTTAACCAtatctgatattgttttaatgtcacctatgcaccattcataacatttctggtatatttttaaatgtttatacatcagtgtactgtatattgaaataaactgaATAAAgctatgaatactggtcagagagcccgtcataagtctgaggcgtcggtaaacaagtacgtcgctatGTGAGGAGAGGTTGGGTATGGAAGAGGGGGgacaggaagagaaagagaggaagaaggaacATTGTTTTTACAATTTTACTTAATTGTAATTAATGTACAATAGATCTTGATAGTTTGTCATTTAATGTGAAAGCAAAATAAATAATAGGTTATTTAGTatgacgaacacaggtgtataatggtgtgcacaccttgttatattgggataaatagtggaacaagacgaacacaggtgtataatggtctgcacaccttgttatattgggataaatagtggaacaagacgaacacaggtgtataatggtctgcacaccttgttatattgggataaatagtggaacaagacgaacacaggtgtataatggtctgcacaccttgttatattgggataaatagtggaacaagacgaacacaggtgtataatggtctgcacaccttgttatattgggataaatagtggaacaagacgaacacaggtgtataatggtctgcacaccttgttatattgggataaatagtggaacaagacgaacacaggtgtataatggtgtgcacaccttgttatattgggataaatagtggaacaagacgaacacaggtgtataatggtgtgcacaccttgttatattgggataaatagtggaacaagacgaagacaggtgtataatggtctgcacaccttgttatattgggataaatagtggaacaagacgaacacaggtgtataatggtctgcacaccttgttatattgggataaatagtggaacaagacgaagacaggtgtataatggtgtgcacaccttgttatattgggataaatagtggaacaagacgaacacaggtgtataatggtctgcacaccttgttatattgggataaatagtggaacaagacgaagacaggtgtataatggtgtgcacaccttgttatattgggataaatagtggaacaagacgaacacaggtgtataatggtctgcacaccttgttatattgggataaatagtggaacaagacgaacacaggtgtataatggtgtgcacaccttgttatattgggataaatagtggaacaagacgaacacaggtgtataatggtctgcacaccttgttatattgggataaatagtggaacaagacgaacacaggtgtataatggtctgcacaccttgttatattgggataaatagtggaacaagaaGAACACAAGTGTATAATGgtctgcacaccttgttatattgggataaatagtggaacaagacgaacacaggtgtataatggtgtgcacaccttgttatattgggataaatagtggaacaagacgaacacaggtgtataatggtctgcacaccttgttatattgggataaatagtggaacaagacgaacacaggtgtataatggtctgcacaccttgttatattgggataaatagtggaacaagacgaacacaggtgtataatggtgtgcacaccttgttatattgggataaatagtggaacaagacaaacacaggtgtataatggtctgcacaccttgttatattgggataaatagtggaacaagacgaacacaggtgtataatggtgtgcacaccttgttatattgggataaatagtggaacaagacgaacacaggtgtataatggtctgcacaccttgttatattgggataaatagtggaacaagacaaacacaggtgtataatggtctgcacaccttgttatattgggataaatagtggaacaagacgaacacaggtgtataatggtgtgcacaccttgttatattgggataaatagtggaacaagacgaacacaggtgtataatggtctgcacaccttgttatattgggataaatagtggaacaagacgaacacaggtgtataatggtctgcacaccttgttatattgggataaatagtggaacaagacaaacacaggtgtataatggtctgcacaccttgttatattgggataaatagtggaacaagacgaacacaggtgtataatggtctgcacaccttgttatattgggataaatagtggaacaagacgaacacaggtgtataatggtctgcacaccttgttatattgggataaatagtggaacaagacgaacacaggtgtataatggtctgcacaccttgttatattgggataaatagtggaacaagacgaacacaggtgtataatggtgtgcacaccttgttatattgggataaatagtggaacaagacgaacacaggtgtataatggtgtgcacaccttgttatattgggataaatagtggaacaagacgaacacaggtgtataatggtgtgcacaccttgttatattgggataaatagtggaacaagacgaacacaggtgtataatggtctgcacaccttgttatattgggataaatagtggaacaagacgaacacaggtgtataatggtgtgcacaccttgttatattgggataaatagtggaacaagacgaacacaggtgtataatggtgtgcacaccttgttatattgggataaatagtggaacaagacgaacacaggtgtataatggtctgcacaccttgttatattgggataaatagtggaacaagacgaacacaggtgtataatggtctgcacaccttgttatattgggataaatagtggaacaagacgaacacaggtgtataatggtctgcacaccttgttatattgggataaatagtggaacaagacgaacacaggtgtataatggtgtgcacaccttgttatattgggataaatagtggaacaagacgaacacaggtgtataatggtgtgcacaccttgttatattgggataaatagtggaacaagacgaacacaggtgtataatggtgtgcacaccttgttatattgggataaatagtggaacaagacgaacacaggtgtataatggtctgcacaccttgttatattgggataaatagtggaacaagacgaacacaggtgtataatggtctgcacaccttgttatattgggataaatagtggaacaagacgaacacaggtgtataatggtctgcacaccttgttatattgggataaatagtggaacaagacgaacacaggtgtataatggtctgcacaccttgttatattgggataaatagtggaacaagacgaacacaggtgtataatggtctgcacaccttgttatattgggataaatagtggaacaagacgaacaGTCTTGGATGGACGTGACTGATATAGAGCATCATATTTCGAGGTAACCCCACGTATTTAGTGTAATATTTCGAAGTGACCCATATATTTTACATCATACGCAATCGTCCCACTTCCGCTGGGTTTTATTACACCATAAATATGTAATTTGAGTGCCGGTGAAGCTTCAAAGGCAAGGACTACTATGGCAATGGACCTGGAGACCTCATAAATGCAATACTCTTTGCAGTCATGCGATCGCTATGCGCCAGGTGTCCTTCACGCCGCTCTAATTGCACCAGCCACACACAGAATTTTAAGCAAAGTGATCAATTTCTTTTCGCATTTAATTTTGAGTTTTATCAGCTTGTCACAAGTAAGACAGTTTTGATTGGCTGGAATGTGATTGATGGTGCCTTTTAATGTAAGGTGACGTGTCAGGGTATCGGTATCAGTGATATTTGTAACGCTAATTACTGAATATTTCTTAATTGATTGGGTTTGCCAGCATGTGATGCTGAAAACTTATATTTCTAATTGATACCTTTACTGTTAAGATATTTAATGTGGCTGTAATTCGTATAAGtagttttttaatatttcaataatgttttctttattattatatttatacaaAAACTcggacataggagagagaagctcatGATGACGTTACGGTCCGTCTGGACAATTTACAAGCTGcgctaacacacgaaggtgacgGAGccaatatacagcctctcctcatttaacgaCGAAGtcccgttcctaagaccacgtcgttaaacgaattcgtcgttaagtgaggagcatactataatggtagtgagtttgagTTAACCAtatctgatattgttttaatgtcacctttgcaccattcataacatttctggtatatttttaaatgtttatacatcagtgtactgtatattgaaataaactgaATAAAgctatgaatactggtcagagagcccgtcataagtctgaggcgtcggtaaacaagtacgtcgctatGTGAGGAGAGGTTGGGTATGGAAGAGGGGGgacaggaagagaaagagaggaagaaggaacATTGTTTTTACAATTTTACTTAATTGTAATTAATGTACAATAGATCTTGATAGTTTGTCATTTAATGTGAAAGCAAAATAAATAATAGGTTATTTAGTatgacgaacacaggtgtataatggtgtgcacaccttgttatattgggataaatagtggaacaagacgaacacaggtgtataatggtctgcacaccttgttatattgggataaatagtggaacaagacgaacacaggtgtataacaggtgtataatggtgtgcacaccttgttatattgggataaatagtggaacaagacgaacacaggtgtataatggtctgcacaccttgttatattgggataaatagtggaacaagacgaacacaggtgtataatggtctgcacaccttgttatattgggataaatagtggaacaagacaaacacaggtgtataatggtctgcacaccttgttatattgggataaatagtggaacaagacgaacacaggtgtataatggtctgcacaccttgttatattgggataaatagtggaacaagacgaacacaggtgtataatggtctgcacaccttgttatattgggataaatagtggaacaagacgaacacaggtgtataatggtctgcacaccttgttatattgggataaatagtggaacaagacgaacacaggtgtataatggtgtgcacaccttgttatattgggataaatagtggaacaagacgaacacaggtgtataatggtgtgcacaccttgttatattgggataaatagtggaacaagacgaacacaggtgtataatggtgtgcacaccttgttatattgggataaatagtggaacaagacgaacacaggtgtataatggtctgcacaccttgttatattgggataaatagtggaacaagacgaacacaggtgtataatggtctgcacaccttgttatattgggataaatagtggaacaagacgaacacaggtgtataatggtgtgcacaccttgttatattgggataaatagtggaacaagacgaacacaggtgtataatggtctgcacaccttgttatattgggataaatagtggaacaagacgaacacaggtgtataatggtctgcacaccttgttatattgggataaatagtggaacaagacgaacacaggtgtataatggtctgcacaccttgttatattgggataaatagtggaacaagacgaacacaggtgtataatggtgtgcacaccttgttatattgggataaatagtggaacaagacgaacacaggtgtataatggtctgcacaccttgttatattgggataaatagtggaacaagacgaacacaggtgtataatggtctgcacaccttgttatattgggataaatagtggaacaagacgaacacaggtgtataatggtctgcacaccttgttatattgggataaatagtggaacaagacgaacacaggtgtataatggtctgcacaccttgttatattgggataaatagtggaacaagacgaacacaggtgtataatggtctgcacaccttgttatattgggataaatagtggaacaagacgaacacaggtgtataatggtctgcacaccttgttatattgggataaatagtggaacaagacgaacacaggtgtataatggtctgcacaccttgttatattgggataaatagtggaacaagacgaacacaggtgtataatggtggaacaagacgaacacaggtgtataatggtgtgcacaccttgttatattgggataaatagtggaacaagacgaacacaggtgtataatggtctgcacaccttgttatattgggataaatagtggaacaagacgaacacaggtgtataatggtgtgcacaccttgttatattgggataaatagtggaacaagacgaacacaggtgtataatggtctgcacaccttgttatattgggataaatagtggaacaagacgaacacaggtgtataatggtctgcacaccttgttatattgggataaatagtggaacaagacgaacacaggtgtataatggtctgcacaccttgttatattgggataaatagtggaacaagacgaacacaggtgtataatggtctgcacaccttgttatattgggataaatagtggaacaagacgaacacaggtgtataatggtctgcacaccttgttatattgggataaatagtggaacaagacgaacacaggtgtataatggtctgcacaccttgttatattgggataaatagtggaacaagacgaacacaggtgtataatggtctgcacaccttgttatattgggataaatagtggaacaagacgaacacaggtgtataatggtctgcacaccttgttatattgggataaatagtggaacaagacgaacacaggtgtataatggtctgcacaccttgttatattgggataaatagtggaacaagacgaacacaggtgtataatggtctgcacaccttgttatattgggataaatagtggaacaagacgaacacaggtgtataatggtctgcacaccttgttatattgggataaatagtggaacaagCAAAAGACAGCAGAAGTTATatgacttgtatttccttcaccaaagaaGCAAGCTGATATTTATAATAAATACACTATTtacaattgtagatgaatggttcagagaaccgacatgttgttgaattagacacatgtgcaactcttaaagatacccaagagttgcacatgtgtctaattcaacaactatttacaatatgtacagtAATGTAAGAGAAAGGGCACAATACGGTGATCAGAAGAGGCAAAAGCAGGAGCCAAAGAAAGCATTGTGAGGGACCAGTAGCCCAGACAAGTCAAAACTCGTGTCACAAGTGAACTACATTGCTTCACAACTCCGGCGGGCTTGTCCGTGATTGGCCGATGAGCTGAGATACTGATATAACGATGGAACCTCTTTTGAGCATTAAATCATTAACACCTGGTTTGCTTGTCGGGAGGCAGCCTATTTGCGAGTGTGACATATgctgaataaaatgtaacatactcgtagcatgccacacccacaccccaaaaGGCTCTAATATCCAGAACTAGGTATCCCCTCCATGGGTAGCTTGCCCACAAGACACTAAATTTTAATGGCaccacctttcctctcaaccatccagctCATTAGGTAGTGTTCAGCTCCAAGTAAGtaactttattcaggtatacacaaatacagttacatagaagaGCACTTCTTTTCTTCAGTGGTGAGAGCAGCTCTCTCCACAGAGTACTACACATTCATTTAAACTTTTTAGTGTTTGAATTGAGGTAGTAGTTTTCGTAGGTAATACGTCTATATTCGATGTACAGGGCCTGGGAATCATCTTTACACAAGTTTATTAAACCTCTGTTCCGACTGGCAGCCTGGATGAGGGATTCAATTTTACGAGAAAGAGATTCAATCCTTTTGTCCTTCTGCGATGCTACTCGACTCGGTGCCATTAGTTCGTATTCTCTCTCCTTAGCAAGCGAGCGCTGGAGGTAAAACTGCTTCGTTGCTGTCATCATAAAATGATCGAAGGCGTCGGCTTGTTCTTTCCGTTTCTGACTCAGTTCTTCCCATTTTATCTGCTCATCTTGTAGCTCTCGTATCTTCATATCAATATCCTCACTTAATTCGCGATATTCCTCTACTCGACGGTATTTAACCTCAAACTCGTACTCAAGGGACTCGATCTGGTCTTGCAAGTATTCTTTGCGGCGGCCTTCTGTTTTGTGCTTAACCAAAAGCTCCTCGTGAGCTTTTCTGTCCTTCTCCCGTTGCTCACTAAGGTCATTATAGCCCTGGAGAGCCTCTTCATAACCAGACTTGAGTGACCAAGCCTCCTGTTTTCCTCTTTCAGCTATGGCCTTGGCAAATTCATGGTCATGCTTAAGACTAACATGATAATTGCGGAGGGACTCTATATCACTGTGTTTTTTCTTTAAATCGTCGTCTAAAGAACGTATTTTACCCATCAGATTTTCCTTCTGGAGTAGTTCTTTTTCACGTTCTTCTATTAAATTTCTTCTTCGAAGCCGGTCTTTCTTAAAcctcttctttatttctttctttccCCTTTTCACGTTGTTTCGATCTTGTAGGAGCATCTCGTAGTTCTCCAACTGGTTTCTATGTTGCTTGACAAGGTCTTTGTAATGCCTCGTCTTCTCGTCACGAGCTCTTGCTACCCCGAGAGACTCCATCTGGCTCCTTTTCAAGTTTGTCTGAGCAAGTCGATGCTCTTGCTTAAGCTCTGTATGCTTAAGACGGAGAGCGTCCAGTTCACTGTCTCTGGCGTCGACCAGAGCGCGGAGCTTTACACGCTCATCCTCTTCACCCTGGCAGAGCAGAGCTGCCTCATGAACATTGGCGGCACATGCAAGTACTACCTCGTATGCTTCTTCGGTATTGTGTGCAACCTCTTGCTTCTGACGTTTAGATTCGTCTAGGAGGAGCTGCAACTCTTTTATTTGAGCAATAAGTGAAGCATCCTCATTGACGTACTCAGCATGGTGGTCACCCTCGGGATGGGCATATACCTGAGCGTCCTCACCACCAGAATGCATCGGAAAGCCGTCTGCTGGTGTAGGTAGAGTACTACCCACACCAGGTTTGTCTAGTACTATGAGGCTCTCATCCTCACCACCTACAACGTGTGGTGGGCCATGCTCCATGTGGTGAAGCTTGCTTAGTGCCACAAAGCTGGGAGCCTCACCAGGAGCCCCGCGACGTCCCTTACCGCGAGAGCGTCCACGACTGAATGAACGTCCCTCAACAGTAAATAAACCCGGAATGAGAATTATTATGACGATTTTTATTAGAATTAATTTCATTTTTCTAATTATACGATTACTTGTAATACAAAAAACACAAACCGCAGACAGTGGAACTTTATCGAGATGAAAGTTCCATACATGCAAGAATGTTTCTCAAGTTACTGAATGTAATCAGTTCACCACCAGTCGAGAATACTTTAAATCACTGAAGAAAattttcattgtatatacacagattattattattataatcaaaaagaagcgctaagccacaagggctatacagcatatatacacagaaagCCATACACATCTCGGTACTCACGGTGAATGACCGGGCTCAGCGGTGCTTGAAAACATTGTATTAATGAATTCCTGTGAAATGCAACATTATCAAATGCACAATCTACTGACTGGAGTTTTGAggttctctgatcgcgggttcaaaccccacccgtggtatcaTTTACACAGTCAACTGTAATCACCCACACCCATCATAACGGAAGACTACACTAACGTCCTAGTGCACGCAGAACCACGTGTAACATTCCCAGGTACTACAagtactgtgttggtggtgatggcgacagtagcagtgacagtgacagtagcagtgacagtagcagtgacagtagcagtgacagtgacagtgacagtagcagtgacagtgacagtaacagtgacagtagtagtacagtgacgacagtagcagtggcagtaacagtgacagtagttGTAGAACAGTGACCTCCACTCTGATACAAGGACGGAGAGGATAGATACAAGGACGGAgaggatagaacctccactctGATACAAGGACGGAgaggatagaacc is a window encoding:
- the LOC128703330 gene encoding trichohyalin, translated to MKLILIKIVIIILIPGLFTVEGRSFSRGRSRGKGRRGAPGEAPSFVALSKLHHMEHGPPHVVDKPGVGSTLPTPADGFPMHSGGEDAQVYAHPEGDHHAEYVNEDASLIAQIKELQLLLDESKRQKQEVAHNTEEAYEVVLACAANVHEAALLCQGEEDERVKLRALVDARDSELDALRLKHTELKQEHRLAQTNLKRSQMESLGVARARDEKTRHYKDLVKQHRNQLENYEMLLQDRNNVKRGKKEIKKRFKKDRLRRRNLIEEREKELLQKENLMGKIRSLDDDLKKKHSDIESLRNYHVSLKHDHEFAKAIAERGKQEAWSLKSGYEEALQGYNDLSEQREKDRKAHEELLVKHKTEGRRKEYLQDQIESLEYEFEVKYRRVEEYRELSEDIDMKIRELQDEQIKWEELSQKRKEQADAFDHFMMTATKQFYLQRSLAKEREYELMAPSRVASQKDKRIESLSRKIESLIQAASRNRGLINLCKDDSQALYIEYRRITYENYYLNSNTKKFK